In Sphingopyxis sp. FD7, a single window of DNA contains:
- a CDS encoding polysaccharide biosynthesis protein — MGEWSSDDWPVLRFGLSMLLLWFPIAYWRGVYSAIFRYAGRGVLISLAVAVAMMAVPLVVVYMYVGYPGVPRTIAILGPILFLMLIGVARIVGRYVLVDLFHSRDFVGRERNVLIYGAGTTGQRLAASLSSEGGLRLVGFLDDDRTKRGKRIDGVRIFHTDDIANVLNQFDITDIILAMTQVGDARRKEIIRNLAQFSINVQTLPPVRDILEGKISASSIRPIEVEDLLGRPPVTADRELLSRSVKGKRVMVTGAGGSIGSELCRQILRLAPHSLTLVESSEFSLFRLQNELEAILVRLPDGARPALRARLSNVADAGAVERLFADEAPDTIYHAAAYKHVPLLEENPLDGVANNIRGTRNVAEMAVVKGVERFILVSTDKAVRPPNVMGASKRVCEMLLQDMSRSQKADGTIFSMVRFGNVLGSSGSVVPTFRQQIERGGPVTVTHRDVTRYFMTIPEAAELVIQAGSMAVGGEVFLLDMGEPVRIWDLAETMVRLSGLTIRTPANPDGSIEIVERGLRKGEKLYEELLVGEESQQTAHPRIMQAREECVSHECLHANIAAIEAAISAADTGGCRAALKRLVPTLHEQPPVTAPAPEL; from the coding sequence ATGGGCGAATGGAGCTCCGATGACTGGCCGGTGCTGCGCTTTGGCCTCTCCATGTTGCTGCTATGGTTCCCGATCGCTTATTGGCGCGGCGTTTATTCGGCCATATTTCGCTACGCAGGTCGCGGCGTATTGATTTCGCTGGCGGTGGCTGTCGCGATGATGGCGGTGCCGCTGGTCGTCGTCTATATGTATGTCGGCTATCCTGGCGTGCCGCGGACGATCGCCATTCTCGGCCCGATCCTGTTTCTCATGCTGATCGGTGTCGCGCGTATCGTCGGTCGATATGTGCTCGTCGATCTTTTCCATTCGCGCGACTTTGTAGGGCGGGAACGAAACGTCCTGATCTACGGAGCCGGCACGACCGGTCAGCGACTGGCAGCGTCATTGAGTTCTGAAGGCGGCCTGCGGCTTGTCGGCTTTCTCGACGATGACCGGACCAAGCGGGGCAAGCGGATCGACGGCGTCCGCATCTTTCACACCGACGATATCGCCAACGTGCTGAACCAGTTCGACATCACCGACATCATTTTGGCGATGACGCAGGTCGGCGACGCCCGACGCAAGGAGATCATCCGAAATCTCGCGCAGTTCAGCATCAATGTCCAGACGCTCCCGCCGGTTCGGGATATTCTGGAAGGCAAGATTTCGGCGAGCTCGATCCGGCCGATAGAGGTGGAGGATCTGCTCGGTCGTCCACCGGTGACGGCCGATCGCGAACTGCTGTCGCGATCGGTGAAGGGCAAGCGGGTGATGGTGACAGGCGCCGGCGGTTCGATCGGCAGCGAATTGTGTCGACAGATTCTGCGGCTGGCTCCGCATTCGCTCACCCTCGTCGAATCCAGCGAATTTTCGCTCTTCCGGCTTCAGAATGAACTTGAAGCGATCCTCGTCCGTTTGCCCGATGGCGCCCGGCCCGCTCTTAGGGCCAGATTGTCGAACGTGGCCGATGCTGGGGCGGTCGAGCGCCTGTTCGCCGATGAGGCGCCTGACACCATCTATCACGCAGCGGCGTATAAGCATGTTCCGCTTCTGGAGGAAAATCCGCTTGATGGCGTCGCCAACAATATCCGGGGAACGCGTAACGTCGCCGAGATGGCGGTGGTCAAGGGGGTCGAGCGATTCATCCTCGTCAGCACCGACAAGGCGGTGCGCCCCCCCAACGTCATGGGGGCCAGCAAACGCGTTTGCGAAATGCTGCTTCAGGACATGAGCCGGTCGCAAAAGGCTGACGGCACGATTTTCTCGATGGTTCGCTTCGGCAACGTGCTCGGATCGAGCGGATCGGTCGTTCCGACCTTTCGGCAGCAGATTGAGCGCGGCGGTCCGGTGACGGTGACCCACCGCGATGTGACACGCTATTTCATGACGATCCCAGAGGCGGCCGAACTGGTGATCCAGGCAGGCAGCATGGCTGTCGGCGGCGAGGTCTTTCTGCTCGACATGGGCGAACCGGTGCGCATCTGGGATCTTGCCGAAACCATGGTGCGATTGTCCGGCCTCACGATCCGCACGCCCGCTAATCCCGACGGAAGCATCGAGATCGTCGAACGCGGACTGCGCAAGGGTGAGAAGCTCTACGAGGAACTTCTTGTCGGCGAGGAATCGCAGCAGACCGCGCATCCACGGATCATGCAGGCGCGCGAGGAATGCGTCAGCCATGAATGCCTCCATGCGAACATCGCCGCGATCGAGGCGGCGATTTCGGCCGCCGATACGGGCGGTTGCCGAGCCGCATTGAAACGGCTAGTGCCCACCCTGCACGAGCAGCCCCCCGTAACCGCCCCTGCGCCGGAACTTTAA
- a CDS encoding sugar transferase: protein MFDLIFASLAVLLLAPLMLCVALAIRLDSPGPAVFWSQRFGRDSRLFLMPKFRTMRVDTPLLPTHLLQDGQSRVTRIGRFLRRTSLDELPQFFSVIVGDMSLVGPRPALFNQDDLMRLRTESGVAALRPGITGWAQINGRDELTIDEKVVLEREYLNRMNFVFDLNILILTVLRVLDRRSISH from the coding sequence ATGTTCGACCTGATCTTCGCTTCGCTTGCCGTTCTTCTTCTGGCTCCGTTGATGCTTTGCGTGGCGCTCGCGATCCGTCTGGACTCGCCGGGGCCTGCGGTGTTCTGGTCGCAGCGCTTTGGCCGTGACAGCCGACTGTTCCTGATGCCCAAGTTTCGCACGATGCGCGTCGACACGCCGCTGCTGCCGACGCATTTGCTGCAGGACGGGCAAAGCCGGGTGACGCGGATCGGACGTTTCCTGCGGCGAACGAGCCTCGATGAACTGCCGCAGTTCTTCAGTGTGATCGTTGGCGACATGAGCCTGGTCGGACCGCGACCGGCGCTGTTCAATCAGGACGATTTGATGCGTTTGAGGACGGAATCCGGGGTTGCCGCGCTTAGGCCGGGTATAACCGGATGGGCTCAGATTAACGGTCGCGATGAACTGACGATCGACGAGAAAGTGGTGTTGGAGCGCGAATATCTGAACCGGATGAACTTCGTCTTCGACCTCAACATCCTGATCCTGACTGTGCTGCGGGTTCTGGATCGCCGCAGCATTTCGCATTAA
- a CDS encoding NAD-dependent epimerase/dehydratase family protein — protein sequence MMTVAVTGAAGFLGRHVVGRLAASGYRVRALTRSGTKLASATESLATGDIIGADLMRLVDGCDVVVNCMARVHILRREDPVLAERRYRLVNGEFPLRLADVARRAGATRFVQLSSVAAVRSLTPAGSVVDDDWSPEPTTPYGISKLLADIGLAERDREGFRTISLRPPALIGPGVTAWFAALAKAARFAVPLPVGRIDNRRSFAFVGNVADAVAIAVGQDRSGCFIVTDSEPLSTAALYRKLLNRFGHPDLVWNWSPELVSGCAHIVLGERAQSLLGNAAYDGKRFARLFAWEPDVTLDGAIGMIAGTNK from the coding sequence ATGATGACGGTTGCCGTCACCGGCGCAGCAGGCTTTCTGGGGCGGCATGTCGTCGGAAGGCTTGCCGCGTCGGGATATCGGGTTCGCGCGCTGACCCGATCGGGAACAAAGCTTGCTTCGGCCACCGAGTCGCTTGCGACAGGCGATATTATCGGGGCGGATCTCATGCGTCTCGTCGATGGCTGCGACGTCGTGGTGAACTGTATGGCGCGTGTCCATATTCTGCGGCGCGAGGATCCGGTGCTCGCCGAGCGGCGATATCGGCTGGTCAATGGTGAGTTTCCCCTTCGCCTTGCAGACGTCGCGCGGCGCGCAGGAGCGACGCGTTTTGTTCAGCTGAGTTCCGTTGCAGCTGTCAGATCACTGACCCCGGCCGGCAGCGTTGTCGACGATGACTGGTCGCCCGAGCCGACGACCCCTTATGGAATAAGCAAGCTGTTGGCCGACATCGGGCTCGCCGAACGCGACCGCGAGGGGTTTCGGACCATATCGCTTCGGCCGCCGGCGCTGATCGGGCCGGGTGTGACGGCCTGGTTCGCCGCTCTTGCAAAGGCAGCTCGCTTCGCCGTGCCGCTCCCGGTCGGACGGATAGACAATCGCCGCAGTTTTGCTTTCGTGGGTAATGTGGCGGATGCCGTTGCGATCGCCGTTGGACAGGATCGGTCGGGATGCTTCATCGTCACTGACAGCGAGCCGCTGTCAACGGCCGCGCTTTACCGCAAATTGCTGAACCGCTTCGGGCACCCGGATCTTGTGTGGAACTGGTCGCCGGAACTGGTGAGCGGATGCGCGCATATTGTTCTGGGCGAGCGTGCACAAAGCCTGCTTGGCAACGCGGCGTACGATGGCAAGCGGTTCGCGCGTCTTTTCGCGTGGGAACCTGATGTTACGCTTGACGGGGCGATTGGCATGATAGCGGGAACGAACAAATGA
- a CDS encoding polysaccharide biosynthesis/export family protein, with product MPDHASPRRSVRVRSLRPATWAALLAALPLVAITSGCAAPQLGGSPHVRVIPADSLPEPGGGDTLSDERPYLIGPFDRLTIDVFGILELSKREVQTDASGRFSFPLAGVIQAAGKTPAEVEQDLRSKLMLAHIRDPQVTVNLKETGSQFVTVEGQVRKPGLYPVVGRMTLLRAIATAEGTAEFARLDEVVVFRTVEGQKYAALFNLKAIRRGAYADPDIHANDVVVVGDSASRRLFRDVLQVVPLLTTPIVVALQNN from the coding sequence ATGCCGGATCACGCATCTCCGCGACGTTCCGTGCGAGTTCGGAGCCTGCGTCCGGCGACCTGGGCGGCCCTGCTGGCCGCGCTGCCGCTGGTGGCGATCACGTCCGGATGTGCCGCACCGCAATTGGGCGGTTCGCCGCATGTCCGCGTCATTCCGGCAGACAGCCTGCCCGAACCCGGCGGTGGTGACACGCTGTCCGACGAGCGACCTTATCTGATCGGGCCTTTCGACCGGCTTACGATCGATGTGTTCGGCATTCTTGAACTCAGCAAGCGCGAAGTGCAGACGGACGCGAGCGGGCGTTTCTCCTTCCCGTTGGCCGGGGTGATCCAGGCTGCAGGAAAAACTCCGGCCGAAGTGGAGCAGGATCTTCGGTCCAAGCTGATGCTGGCTCATATTCGCGATCCGCAGGTCACCGTGAATCTCAAAGAAACAGGCAGCCAGTTTGTGACCGTCGAAGGGCAGGTCCGCAAGCCCGGACTCTATCCGGTGGTGGGTCGGATGACCTTGCTGCGGGCGATCGCCACGGCCGAGGGAACGGCGGAGTTTGCGCGTCTGGACGAGGTTGTCGTGTTCAGGACGGTTGAAGGCCAGAAATATGCTGCACTGTTCAATCTGAAGGCCATTCGTCGCGGCGCCTACGCCGACCCCGACATTCATGCCAACGACGTTGTGGTTGTTGGTGATTCCGCATCGCGCCGTCTTTTCCGTGATGTCTTGCAGGTCGTGCCCCTGTTGACGACGCCGATCGTCGTTGCGCTGCAGAACAACTGA
- a CDS encoding metallophosphoesterase: MADGILLYAIGDIHGRDDLFADLLDRIAADRRSRPHELCVLVLLGDLVDRGPDSDRVIERALSLPAQFDRVHHLIGNHEESMLAALANDVRALRFFVRIGGDATVRSYLRDDGLYDRLTFEELAGVFADAVPRSHVDFLARGEDMVRYGDYVFVHAGVRDSVPLERQKLTDLRWIREEFLSSRLDHGAMIVHGHTITADIEERPNRIGIDTGAYRSGRLTAIGLLGTDRWYLQTI, encoded by the coding sequence ATGGCCGATGGTATATTGCTCTATGCGATCGGCGATATTCATGGTCGCGACGATCTGTTTGCCGATCTGCTGGACCGGATCGCAGCCGACCGTCGAAGCCGGCCGCATGAGCTTTGTGTGCTGGTACTGCTAGGCGATCTTGTGGATCGCGGTCCCGATTCCGATCGGGTCATCGAACGAGCGCTTTCGCTTCCTGCCCAATTCGATCGCGTCCATCATCTGATCGGTAACCACGAGGAATCCATGCTCGCAGCGCTTGCGAACGATGTTCGCGCGCTTCGTTTTTTTGTGCGTATCGGCGGTGATGCGACGGTCAGGAGCTATTTGCGCGACGACGGACTCTATGATCGACTGACGTTCGAGGAACTTGCGGGCGTTTTCGCCGATGCCGTTCCCCGGTCGCATGTTGATTTCCTTGCCCGGGGGGAGGACATGGTCCGTTACGGCGACTATGTCTTCGTGCATGCGGGGGTAAGGGATTCGGTGCCGCTTGAACGTCAGAAGCTGACCGATCTCAGATGGATTCGGGAGGAGTTTCTTTCCAGCCGCCTGGACCATGGTGCGATGATCGTGCACGGACACACGATCACCGCGGACATAGAAGAGCGCCCAAACCGCATCGGTATCGATACGGGTGCCTATCGCAGCGGCCGCCTGACTGCCATTGGCCTGTTGGGCACCGATCGCTGGTATCTGCAGACCATTTAG
- the wecB gene encoding non-hydrolyzing UDP-N-acetylglucosamine 2-epimerase, translating into MFPVVHALAARDDVRVSVCVTAQHREMLDQVLEIARIVPDIDLDVMTPNQSLDALLARLVTGLGETFDAEKPDRILVHGDTLTTMAATLAAYFRKIPVGHVEAGLRSGNIYHPWPEEVNRKVTGAVADLHFAPTETAAAALRAENVPANQIHVTGNTVIDALLATRARIEDEPSLAGGLDPLADRFAGKRIIAVTSHRRENFGDGMNAIAEAIAGIAARPDVAVIFPVHPNPHVRSAMEPILGALPNVALIDPLDYPHFVRLLALSTLVLTDSGGVQEEAPSLGKPVLVMRETTERPEGIEAGTARLVGTDKNRIVSEIFSLLDDEGAYNAMARAHNPFGDGRAAQRIAEIVARAH; encoded by the coding sequence ATGTTTCCGGTCGTTCACGCGCTCGCGGCTCGCGACGACGTCCGGGTCAGCGTCTGCGTGACCGCCCAGCATCGCGAGATGCTCGACCAGGTGCTTGAAATCGCGCGAATCGTGCCCGATATCGACCTGGACGTCATGACGCCAAACCAGTCGCTCGACGCGCTGCTTGCCCGGCTCGTCACTGGCCTTGGCGAAACTTTCGACGCCGAAAAGCCCGACCGCATCCTGGTGCACGGCGACACGCTGACGACGATGGCCGCGACGCTTGCCGCCTATTTCCGCAAGATCCCGGTGGGGCATGTCGAGGCGGGGCTGCGCAGCGGCAATATCTATCATCCCTGGCCCGAAGAGGTGAACCGCAAGGTCACGGGCGCGGTCGCCGACCTGCATTTCGCGCCAACCGAAACCGCCGCCGCGGCACTGCGCGCCGAAAATGTGCCGGCGAATCAGATTCATGTTACGGGCAACACCGTGATCGACGCGCTGCTCGCGACGCGGGCGCGGATCGAGGATGAGCCGTCGCTGGCGGGGGGGCTCGACCCGCTCGCCGATCGTTTTGCGGGCAAGCGCATCATCGCCGTCACATCGCACCGGCGCGAAAACTTCGGCGACGGCATGAACGCCATTGCCGAAGCCATCGCCGGGATCGCCGCGCGCCCCGACGTGGCGGTGATCTTTCCCGTTCATCCCAATCCGCATGTTCGCAGCGCGATGGAGCCGATCCTCGGCGCGCTCCCCAATGTCGCGCTGATCGACCCGCTCGACTATCCGCATTTTGTGCGGCTGCTCGCGCTCAGCACGCTGGTGCTCACCGACAGCGGCGGCGTGCAGGAGGAGGCGCCTTCGCTCGGCAAGCCGGTGCTCGTGATGCGCGAGACGACCGAGCGGCCGGAAGGGATCGAAGCAGGGACCGCGCGCCTCGTCGGCACCGACAAAAATCGCATCGTTTCGGAAATTTTCAGCCTTTTGGACGATGAAGGCGCCTATAACGCCATGGCGCGCGCGCATAATCCCTTCGGAGACGGCCGCGCCGCGCAGCGAATTGCGGAGATTGTAGCGCGTGCCCATTGA